From a region of the Malania oleifera isolate guangnan ecotype guangnan chromosome 12, ASM2987363v1, whole genome shotgun sequence genome:
- the LOC131143943 gene encoding uncharacterized protein LOC131143943, with translation MDDVYWHVMIDGIANYGPGFKPPSMHDMRTWILKDEVKDIDSRLKDHKKAWKEYGCSIMIDGWTDGCSRVLINFLVNSPAGMWFLKSIDAYNSIKKNGDLLFKYMDEVVEEVGEENVVQVITYNAKNMINGGKKLMEKRQKLYWTPCAIHCLDLMLEDIAKLKIHASTILKAKQVVKFIYNHSYVIAKMRKHFTDNEELICPAVTRFATAFLTLQSIYKQKRSLQSMFSSEK, from the coding sequence ATGGATGACGTATATTGGCATGTTATGATTGATGGAATTGCTAATTATGGGCCAGGATTCAAGCCTCCATCTATGCATGATATGAGGACTTGGATCCTTAAAGATGAAGTGAAAGACATCGATAGCAGGTTGAAAGATCACAAAAAAGCTTGGAAGGAATATGGATGTTCTATCATGATTGATGGATGGACCGATGGGTGTTCAAGGGTCTTAATTAATTTCCTTGTGAATAGTCCTGCTGGTATGTGGTTTTTAAAATCCATTGATGCttataattctataaaaaaaaatggtgattTGTTGTTTAAGTatatggatgaggtggttgaggaaGTTGGTGAGGAGAATGTTGTGCAAGTGATAACTTATAATGCGAAAAATATGATAAATGGTGGGAAAAAGCTTATGGAAAAAAGGCAAAAACTCTATTGGACTCCATGTGCTATACATTGTTTGGATCTCATGTTGGAGGATATTGCAAAATTGAAGATCCATGCAAGCACAATcctaaaggctaagcaagttgtgaaatttatttataatcattCCTATGTAATTGCAAAGATGAGGAAGCATTTCACCGACAACGAAGAACTCATCTGCCCTGCAGTGACACGCTTTGCTACTGCATTTTTGACACTTCAGAGCATTTACAAACAAAAGCGAAGCCTTCAATCTATGTTTTCTTCGGAGAAGTAG
- the LOC131144163 gene encoding protein DEHYDRATION-INDUCED 19-like produces MESEFWASRFDAVKRQYTLQHNHQSSHLDRLNIDDFEVEDEVRPDFSCPYCYEDFDIASLCSHLEDEHPCETKVTVCPICSVKVAHDMLSHITLQHAHLFKFQRRRRLRRVAIPNSQTLSLLGRDLREAHLKVLLGGGGYRSNNTNASTALSDPFLSSLILNFPTSEAEDISRSVISGVDDFSVKTATPAHSWKSSFDPSLSSEEQEERRRQAAARAGFVQDLLLSTLLDD; encoded by the exons ATGGAGTCTGAGTTCTGGGCGTCTCGTTTCGACGCCGTTAAACGCCAATACACCTTGCAGCACAACCATCAGAGCTCCCATTTAG ATCGGTTGAATATAGATGATTTCGAGGTGGAAGACGAGGTTCGTCCCGATTTTTCGTGTCCGTACTGTTACGAGGATTTCGATATTGCGTCACTGTGTTCGCATCTGGAGGACGAGCATCCCTGCGAAACCAAAGTCACC GTTTGTCCCATTTGCTCGGTTAAAGTTGCACATGACATGCTAAGTCATATTACGCTGCAACATGCACACCTATTCAAG TTTCAGAGGCGCCGGAGATTACGCAGGGTTGCAATTCCTAACAGTCAGACACTATCCCTCCTGGGTCGGGATCTTCGTGAGGCTCATCTAAAGGTGCTTCTAGGGGGTGGTGGATACCGGTCAAACAATACAAATGCTTCTACTGCACTTTCTGATCCATTCCTTTCATCACTTATTTTGAATTTCCCTACATCTGAAGCAGAAGACATTTCAAGATCTGTGATATCTGGTGTTGACGACTTTTCTGTAAAGACTGCAACACCAGCGCATAGTTGGAAATCAAG TTTTGATCCTTCATTGAGTTCCGAAGAGCAAGAAGAAAGGAGGAGACAGGCTGCTGCAAGAGCAGGTTTTGTGCAAGATCTGCTTCTCTCCACTCTCTTAGACGACTAG